From Acidobacteriota bacterium:
GCTGTCTCGGGGTCAATCTTTGCCCGAGTGGCAACCTCGACGACCAGTGACTTATCCACCAGTTTCCAACCCAGACGCTCGGCCAGCGTCTCTGCAAGTTTTCCACCGCCGCTGCCGTATTCGCGGCTGACTGTGATGGCGTTAAACATTGCGGCCTCTCTATTTCTTTGTAGTAACCGTGGGTTCCACCGACATGCCCACGCGCAGGAGATGTTCGCTATCCTGCCCGGGATCGAAAACAATCCTGACGGGGACCCGTTGCACCACCTTGACGTAGTTGCCTGTCGCGTTTTCCGGCGGCAGCAAGCTGAACTTCTCTCCGGTAGCCCCGGCAATATTCAGCACGTGGCCTTTATAGTCGCGGTCATAAGCGTCAACGTGAATGGTGGCCGGATCGCCCGGCCGCATGTCCTTCAATTCAGTTTCCTTGTAGTTGGCCGTCACGTAGAGCCCTTCCACTGGCACAATGGCCATCACGGCCTGGCCAATTCCGATGTTCTGGCCCACCTCCACCGCCTTTTTGCCCACGATGCCGTCCGCCGGCGCACGAACAATGCAGTAGTCCACATTCAGTTGCGCCTGATCCAGCACAGCTTTGGCGGTCTTGACGGCCGCCTCGGCGGCGTCAGCCTCCGCGCGGCTCACGCGAACACGCTGCGGTCCGGTCTTCGATGCGTTGAGATCGGCCCGCGCCTGCGCCAGTTGCGCCTGCGCGAGCGCCACATTCTGCGCGGTTGCTGCCGCGGCTGATTGCGCGGCTACAACCGCGGCGGAATCAGCCTCGGCTGACTGAAGAGCATGATCATACTGCTGCTGGGAGATTTCATCTTTCTTGATGAGCTGCGCGTATCGGTCCAGGTCTGACTTTGCCTTGGCGTAATCAGCCTGCGATTGCTTCACCTTAGCCTCGGCCGCCAGCGATTGCTTTTCCGCAGCGGCAATAGCGGCCTGGGCCTCCTCCACCCGGGCCTGGGCCGACGAAATGCCAGTTGAGGAATTGACCGATGTGATGGGCACGCCGACACGAGAAGCCTGGGCGCGCGCCATGGCCATGGCGTAGTCTGCCTGCGCGCGCTCAAGCGCCACCTGGTAGTCGGTGGGGTCAATTCGCACCAGGACCGTCCCTTTCCTGACGAACTGGTTGTTTTGAACTTCTACGGCGACCACATGGCCGTTGATGCGTGCGCTGATGGGATACATATCACCATCGATCTGCGCGTCGTCAGTAGATTCGTGCGTAGAGTAATATCTCCAGGCGAAGATCCCGCCTAAAACCACAAGCAGGCCAATCACCAATAAGGCCCACTTGGCTGCCGGATGGAGTTGGAAAAACGACCGGCGAGACTCAGGCTCGGATGTGCTTGATGTATGAATGCCGTTGGATTCCACAGTTTCGGTGGCTTCTGCCATCACTTACTTCCTCCCGTCATTTGCTTGAAGGTCTCCTCAGCAAGACCCAGAGCGCGGGCCAGAGATGCCTTGGCAATGTTGTACCTGTAAAGGCTGGAAATATAATTTTCTTCAGCCGTGGCAACGGCTTCCTGCGCTTGTACTACTTCCAGGCTGTTCACGACTCCGGCAGTAAAGCGGTCGCGCGCCTGTGTCAGTTGTTCATGGGCAAGGTCTTGTGTGTTTTGTGCAACGTGGACCTGAGCTTCCGATGATGTCAGGTCCAGGAACGACGTCCGCACCTGGTATTCAATTTTGTTCTGCAGGTCCGAGAGTTCCGACTGGCGCTGTTTGACCAGTGCGTCCGCCTGCATCACGTCTCCGCGGACCTTCCCCCCCTGGAAAAGCGGTACCTTCACGCTGGCCGCCACCGTGTAAGTTCCGTGGGAATCCCCCGGCGTGGGACCGATGTCGCCGTAGTCCGCCTTAAAATTCAGGCTGGGCAGGGCTTCGCTGCGCGCCGCTTTCTTCAACGACTCGGCCGCGCGTACCTGGGCCAGCAGGCCCTTGTAATCGGCTCGGGTCGCGAGAGCGCGCGTCAGCGCCTGTTCAACCGTGATCGGCGGGGGCGGCGAATAGGGAACTGTGTCCGTCAGGTTGAACTGCTGCGCCACGGGCAACCCGATGGCCCGGGCCAGGGTCAGCTTTTCCGTCTCGAACTGGTTCTGCAGATAGATCAGCCTCTGCTGCTGTGCCTGGAGTTCTACCTGGCTGCGCAACACATCGATGCCGGGCACGATGCCTGTTTTCTTCATATCAACAGCGCGGTCGTAAACCGCCTGCGCTGTTTCAACCTGAGCGCGGGCGGAGTTCACCCGGCTGGAGCCCGCTATAGCCTGCAGGTACAGGTTGGCGGACACCAGCACTACAATATCCCGCGCGTTCTGGTAGGTATACTGCGCCGCCTTGACATTTTCAGATTCGGCCTTCTCCTTGTGAAGGTCCTCAAGGTCCAGAATGGGCTGATCCAGGTATCCTCGAACGTCGAATACGCCAAAAGGACCTATGATTGCTGGCACACCAGGGAAATTTGGGAAGCCGAGCGCCTTCAGGTTGATCTGTTCGCTGGTTTCAGACGCGCCTGCGGAAATCTGGGGCAGCAGCTTACTGAGTGCGTGAATCCGCGCTCCACGGGCCTGCTGAGTGGCCTGATCGCTTATCAGCACGCCCAGGTTATACTTCAACCCGCGAGTGATGGCATCATTCAGGGAAAGCGGCACCACGCCTGGCTGGACGGGCCCCGGAGGGGCGCTTCCCTGGAATGGATTGTCTCCCGACGCAGGCTGCATGGAAACAGTCGGAGCATTCGAGCCCGTATCTGTTGCGCCGGCGGAGTAACTGTTCATGGCCGGGCCGGTTTGTGCGGCTGCACAGGTCCAGGCAAAAATGAGTGCGGCAAGCAGAAGACAATTTGTTCGTGCGTTGGTTGTCACGCTGCGATTCCTCTCCATACAAAATCCATAACAAACCCGATGTCGGCTTCGACATCCTTGGTCGACCAGCCCAGCAGCCGCTGGACGATGATGCCCCGGGTGAGGTCGCTGATCGCCACGGCTGCCGTGTCCGTGCGAATTTCGCGGATGGTTCTGCTCTCGATACCCTGCTGAAGAACGCCTTCCAGCATGTGCGCCTGCTTCAGGTACATCTGTTCAAATTGCGGGGGCATCTGGGACGGGTGCGAAAGGCCGCTTCCGAGCTCGGAAAAATAAATTCTGAAAAAGTCCCGGTTCATCTCAAAGTAACGGATCTTGATGGAGATAAAGGCCCGAACCTTTTCTTCAGGCGCCTCTTCCGCTTTCAGCCGGCTTTGGATCTCATTGTGAAGCTCCGTAATGCCACGCTCGAGCGCCGCCCAATACACATCCTGCTTGGACTTGTAATAGAGATACACGGTGCCCTTTGCAACTCCAGCAGCGGCGGCGATGTCGTCAACGGTGGTGGCGTGGAAGCCTTTCTCTGCAAACAGCCGCCGGGCCGCCTCCAGCAGTTCAGCCGTGCGGAACTCTTTGATGACATCCTTACGGGTTTTCCCCAAGACGGGCATGATGACCTGAAAGTACATTAAACTGACTGATAAGTCAGTGTACTAAGCTCCTACCCCCATGTCCAGCAAAACCTCTTGTGCGCAAATTGAGAGCATCAGAAGCGCCACTGCCTCGGCTAGCTATGAAGCGCAGTCGCTATT
This genomic window contains:
- a CDS encoding HlyD family secretion protein yields the protein MAEATETVESNGIHTSSTSEPESRRSFFQLHPAAKWALLVIGLLVVLGGIFAWRYYSTHESTDDAQIDGDMYPISARINGHVVAVEVQNNQFVRKGTVLVRIDPTDYQVALERAQADYAMAMARAQASRVGVPITSVNSSTGISSAQARVEEAQAAIAAAEKQSLAAEAKVKQSQADYAKAKSDLDRYAQLIKKDEISQQQYDHALQSAEADSAAVVAAQSAAAATAQNVALAQAQLAQARADLNASKTGPQRVRVSRAEADAAEAAVKTAKAVLDQAQLNVDYCIVRAPADGIVGKKAVEVGQNIGIGQAVMAIVPVEGLYVTANYKETELKDMRPGDPATIHVDAYDRDYKGHVLNIAGATGEKFSLLPPENATGNYVKVVQRVPVRIVFDPGQDSEHLLRVGMSVEPTVTTKK
- a CDS encoding TolC family protein, which produces MERNRSVTTNARTNCLLLAALIFAWTCAAAQTGPAMNSYSAGATDTGSNAPTVSMQPASGDNPFQGSAPPGPVQPGVVPLSLNDAITRGLKYNLGVLISDQATQQARGARIHALSKLLPQISAGASETSEQINLKALGFPNFPGVPAIIGPFGVFDVRGYLDQPILDLEDLHKEKAESENVKAAQYTYQNARDIVVLVSANLYLQAIAGSSRVNSARAQVETAQAVYDRAVDMKKTGIVPGIDVLRSQVELQAQQQRLIYLQNQFETEKLTLARAIGLPVAQQFNLTDTVPYSPPPPITVEQALTRALATRADYKGLLAQVRAAESLKKAARSEALPSLNFKADYGDIGPTPGDSHGTYTVAASVKVPLFQGGKVRGDVMQADALVKQRQSELSDLQNKIEYQVRTSFLDLTSSEAQVHVAQNTQDLAHEQLTQARDRFTAGVVNSLEVVQAQEAVATAEENYISSLYRYNIAKASLARALGLAEETFKQMTGGSK
- a CDS encoding TetR/AcrR family transcriptional regulator, with the protein product MYFQVIMPVLGKTRKDVIKEFRTAELLEAARRLFAEKGFHATTVDDIAAAAGVAKGTVYLYYKSKQDVYWAALERGITELHNEIQSRLKAEEAPEEKVRAFISIKIRYFEMNRDFFRIYFSELGSGLSHPSQMPPQFEQMYLKQAHMLEGVLQQGIESRTIREIRTDTAAVAISDLTRGIIVQRLLGWSTKDVEADIGFVMDFVWRGIAA